In Humulus lupulus chromosome 6, drHumLupu1.1, whole genome shotgun sequence, a single genomic region encodes these proteins:
- the LOC133782828 gene encoding protein S-acyltransferase 24: MSSEIEVVDDGVQSRDGESAALVANSAAPGAGSGDVNVNGDDSLRNDVYTAAAYGDLEKLQRLVECEGSSVSEPDGLGYYALQWAALNNRTAAAQYIIEHGGDINATDHTGQTALHWSAVRGAIPAAELLLQEGAKVHAADMYGYQTTHVAAQYGQTAFLYHVISKWNADPDIPDNDGRSPLHWAAYKGFADSIRLLLFLDAHRARQDKEGCTPLHWAAIRGNLEACTVLVQAGKKEDLIITDNTGLTPAQLASDKNHRHVAFFLGNARRLLDKRCDGNSRLGKISKLGLAPFLWCMIFVLLVTYTHSVIIASNLPKLTAGSGIIAWLGVFLASAGLVMLYRCSSKDPGYVQLNVHDPQNMKDDAPLLTIENNAALLAGNWSQLCATCKIVRPLRAKHCSTCDRCVEQFDHHCPWVSNCIGKKNKWEFFIFLVLEVAAMLITGGVALSRILSDPLAPSSFGAWISYVVTNHVGVMSFLIVDFFLFFGVAVLTVVQASQISRNITTNEMANSMRYSYLKGPSDRFRNPYDHGIRRNCSDFLIKGYNEDVQYIEPSSSDAEGIGMMHLPRNANLQNGDAHSHSSNHPNGCSHVAINVNSQPTNAHHGHVHSSHCNHNNHGNPKTDNVPLGLGLGLGRNTSRSVIAS, encoded by the exons ATGTCGTCGGAGATCGAGGTCGTTGACGACGGGGTTCAGTCCCGCGATGGAGAATCCGCCGCTCTGGTGGCCAATTCTGCTGCCCCCGGCGCAGGTTCCGGAGATGTTAATGTTAATGGGGATGATAGTTTGCGGAACGATGTGTACACGGCGGCCGCGTACGGCGATTTGGAGAAGCTTCAGAGGTTAGTGGAGTGCGAAGGGAGCTCGGTTTCGGAGCCTGATGGTCTTGGTTACTATGCTCTTCAGTGGGCTGCTCTCAATAATCGAACTGCCGCTGCTCAGTATATCatcgag CATGGAGGGGATATAAATGCAACGGACCATACTGGGCAGACGGCATTGCACTGGAGTGCAGTCAGAGGCGCAATCCCGGCTGCAGAGCTTTTGCTCCAGGAGGGTGCTAAGGTCCATGCTGCTGATATGTACGGCTATCAG ACAACACACGTAGCAGCACAATATGGTCAGACTGCGTTTTTGTATCACGTTATTTCAAAATGGAATGCTGACCCAGACATTCCTGATAATGATGGAAGAAGCCCTTTACACTG GGCTGCATACAAAGGTTTTGCCGATAGCATACGTCTTCTTTTGTTTCTTGATGCACATAGAGCGCGCCAAGATAAAGAGG GTTGCACTCCTCTGCATTGGGCTGCTATTAGGGGTAATTTAGAGGCATGCACAGTATTAGTACAGGCTGGCAAAAAGGAAGACTTGATTATTACAGATAACACTGGCCTTACTCCAGCACAGCTTGCTTCTGATAAAAATCACAGACATGTTGCATTTTTTCTT GGGAATGCTAGAAGGCTGCTTGACAAGCGTTGTGATGGAAACAGTCGCCTTGGAAAAATTTCAAAGCTAGGACTTGCACCCTTTCTTTGGTGTATGATCTTTGTGTTACTGGTGACCTACACTCATTCTGTCATCATTG CATCAAATCTGCCAAAGTTAACGGCAGGCTCAGGTATTATTGCTTGGTTGGGAGTTTTCCTGGCATCAGCTGGGTTAGTCATGTTGTACCGGTGTAGCAG taaggATCCAGGTTATGTCCAATTGAATGTACACGATCCCCAAAATATGAAAGATGAT GCACCTCTTCTGACTATTGAAAATAATGCTGCTCTGCTAGCTGGGAATTGGTCTCAACTTTGTGCAACATGCAAG ATTGTCAGGCCACTTCGTGCAAAGCATTGTTCTACTTGTGATCGCTGTGTTGAACAATTTGATCATCATTGCCCTTGGGTGTCCAATTGCATTGGCAAG AAAAACAAATGGGagttctttatttttcttgttctggAAGTTGCGGCTATGTTGATTACTGGAGGAGTAGCCCTTTCAA GAATTTTGAGTGATCCGCTTGCTCCTTCTTCTTTTGGAGCTTGGATTAGTTATGTTGTTACTAATCATGTAGGTGTGATGTCATTTTTAATTGTGGATTTTTTCCTTTTCTTCGGGGTGGCTGTTTTAACGGTTGTACAAGCCTCTCAG ATTTCTCGAAATATTACAACAAATGAAATGGCAAATTCAATGCGCTACAGCTACCTTAAAGGCCCAAGTGATCGGTTCAGAAACCCTTATGATCACGGGATCAGGAGGAATTGTTCGGATTTCTTGATCAAGGGCTACAATGAAGATGTGCAGTACATAGAGCCATCATCATCAGATGCTGAGGGTATTGGAATGATGCATTTGCCGAGGAATGCTAATTTGCAAAACGGGGATGCTCATTCGCATAGTAGTAATCACCCAAATGGCTGCAGTCATGTTGCCATCAATGTGAATTCCCAACCTACAAATGCTCATCATGGTCACGTTCATTCTTCACATTGCAACCACAATAACCATGGGAATCCCAAAACCGATAACGTTCCATTAGGTCTTGGCCTTGGTCTTGGACGAAACACATCTAGATCTGTCATAGCTTCATGA